The genomic DNA GGCAACTACCTGGCACGCCAGATTGCCGGATGGACGCGCCAGAGCCGCGCCACTGGCGCACTGGCAAGCTCGGCCATGCTGGCACTGATGGGCTGGCTGCCAAGGAACATCCCCGCGGTCGAGGAGACACGTCTCGTCCATGGCGACTTCCGCCTAGACAACCTGGTCTTCCACCCGAGCGAGCCCAGGGTCATCGGGGTGCTGGACTGGGAGTTGTCGGCGCTGGGACATCCGCTGGTCGATCTGGCCTATCACTGCCTGAGCTGGCACATCCCTTCATCGCTGTGGCGCGGCATCGCCGACCTCGACCTGGCCGGCCTCGGGATCCCGGGCGAACAGAGCTACCTGCAGTGGTATGCCGAAGCCAACGGCACCATGGGGATCGAGCACTGGGACTTCTACATCGCCTACAACCTGTTCAGGCTGGCTGCGATCTTGTTCGGTATCGCCGAGCGGGCACGGCAAGGCAACGCCGCCGCTGCGGATGCCGTGGAGACTGGCCGCAAGGCCGGACCGATCGCCGACCTGGGATGGCATTACGCGATGCGCTATGAGGCGATCCGGCAGAAGTATTCACACCTGCGCGTTGGAGTCTGACTTGCCGAGGCTGCCCCGCTGTGGTGGGCATGTTGATCCTCCGTTCACTTCTGAAACATCCCTTTGCCCGATATGGCATCACGACGCACCTGACTACCATCGGTGTAACGCTGCCATGGCATCCGGCACCTGGCACGCACAAACCACAACGGGGCGGGGGGCATGCCATGAAGCGGAAGATCACCGAAGACGTGACGGCGATCCAGGACCGTTATCGCGAGTGGGTAGTGGATGGCGGCAAGGACGCGGCGCGGGCAGAAGCCTTGTTGCATGAACTGAAGGGCTGCCTCGCGGCGTGGTTCGAGGTGCCTGGCGAGCTGGCCGCGCTCAGGCAAGCCAGGGGAAGCGCGGGGCTGGAGTTGACCGTGCTGCGTCCGGAGCGATGACGGCAGCTGCCGGGCCGGGCGGGAGCTGCCACGAAGTGAAGGCTGTCGCTATTGCCACCGCCGGCCCTCACCCCCGCGCCTCTCCCGCAAGCGGGAGAGGGGAGAAAACCCGCAGCGGCATCAACGGACTCGGGCTTTCCAGTTTCCGCTTGTGTACTCCCGCTCCCGCAAGCGTGAGCGGGTTGGGGTGAGGGCGGGAATATCAACGAAGTGAAGGCCGTCGCAATTGCCATCGCCGGCCCGTTCCCCCGGTCTCTCTCCCCATCCCTTGCCTCATCCGCAGTTCCCGTCCGCCACGCACACCCCGTGCACCACCATCTCGCCCATGAAATCCATCGCGTCCCGGTCGGCAATGGCTTCACGCAGCGCGTCCAGCGCGGCATCGTGAGGGTCGCCGGCATTGCCGGCCTGCAGCGGGGTGTCATGCCAGCGCCGCGGGATGGCGGCGGGGTCGATATCGATCCCGGCACCGGCGGCCAGCGCGGCCAGTACGGCGCTCTCCGCTTCGGCCAGGGCTTCGGCTGACAGCGCCCTGGCGCTTGCCGTGCCGAAGCTGTCGAAGGCCTGGCCCGGCGGGCCGCCCGTCAGCTTCCACAGCGCCAGCTCGGTCAGCGGCGTGCAGTTGACGGTGCGTCCGCCCAGCACCACGCCATGCAGCCGCTGGCGGTTCGGTTCGCCTTTTACGAGGCCGCCTTCGCAGCGGACCATCAGCGCGCCGTCCGCCACGCCGGACAGGCGGAACGCGCCGCTGGCATCGGCCGTGGCATGGCGCACCTGCCCGTGCGTGTCGCGCACCTGTACGGTCGCGCCGGCCAGCGCCGCGCCGACGGCCGCGGTGCCGCTCACTTCCTGTGCCGCGTCATCCCCGCATGCCGCGACGGCCGCGGCCCCGCATGCGAGCACGAGGTGGCGCCAATGTCGAAGTTGCTTGCCCATGGTAGCGGTGCTCAGGGAGCGAGGTTGGCCAGCTCGCGGCGCGAGCGGTTGAACAGGCCGCGCGCCAGCGGCGTCGGGCGGAAGTCGACATCGAGCGGCGAGATGGTGATGTACTTCTCCAGGAAGGCCGGCGTTTCGGCTGTCCTGGCCAGCGCGGCCAGTTCGGTGTCCGCCGCGCCGACGTCGATAGAGACGGTGTTGTCGGCATTGCGCTTGTAGGCGGTCGTAAAGGAATCCACGGTGCCGGGCACGGTCAGGCGCACGCCGGCGGGGGGTGCGCCGACCGGATAATTGATGCTGAGCGGGTGGGCCACGGGCAGCAGCGGCTGGCCGGCGGGGCGGCTGGCTTCCAGGGTGGCGACCACGCGGGCCAGGAAGGCGCCGGCCTTCGGGAACGTGGCGATGGTACCCGGAAAGCCGGAGCGGGCCTCGGCGAAGTCCACGCCCACGCTCAGCGCGATGGCGGGCACGCCGCGGCGCGCGGCGAACAGTGCGTTCATTACCGTGCCCGAGTGCGGGATGGAATCCGACAGGTTTTCGCCGAAGTTCGCGCCCGACACCACCAGGTCCGGCGTGATGCCGCTTTCCGGCGCAACGATCTTCAGGCCGATGGCGGTGGCGTCGACCGGCGAGCCGGTGCCGATGTAATCCGGATTGGTACTGTTGAGCGGGCTTCCCGCGACGAAGGTGGGCTTGACCCGGTGCACGCAGAAGGTATCGGCGCTGCCGGCGAGCGGGTCCACCACCAGGCGGGTGCGGCCGTCGGGTGGGGCATAGGCGGCACCCGAGCCGCTCTGGTTGGTGGCGGGGCCGACCGTGATCACTCGGTGGCCGGCGTCCTGCAGGGCCTTGCGCACCGCGGTGATGCCGGGCGCGGCGCAGCCGTCGTCATTGGTCAGCAGGATATTGAGGGCATGGGCCGGGCTGGCGGCGGTTAGTGCCATCGCGGCGATGGCGAAGCCGGCGAGCCGCGGGCGGGCGTGAAGTCTGAGCATGGGTACCTGTCTCCTTTCCTTGTGGGTGATGAACGCAGTGCCCGGCGTGCCGGGCCGCATCGACAGCGTCCTTACGCGACGGGCAAGCCGCGCTCGCGCGCCAGCGTGATCGCGGTGTCCTCGATCATGTCTTCCTGGCCGCCCACCAGCCGTTGCCGGCCAAGCTCGACCAGGATCTCGCGCGCGGGAATGCGGTACTTGGCCTCGGCGCGCTTGGCAAACAGCAGGAACGAGGAATACACGCCGGCATAGCCCAGCGTGAGCGCGTCGCGATCGATGCGGATGGGGTGGTCCATGATCGGCACCACCAGGTCCTCGGCCACGTCGGCAATGCGGAACACGTCGACCCCGGTGTCGATGCCCATGCGCTCGCACACGGCCACCAGCACTTCCATCGGCGTGTTGCCGGCGCCCGCGCCCAGGCCCGCTGCGGCGGCGTCGATGCGGGTGGCGCCGCAGGCGATCGCGGCGAGCGAATTGGCCACGCCCATGGCGAGGTTGTGGTGGCCGTGGAAGCCCAGCTCGGTCTCGGGGCGCAGCGCCTGCCGCACCGCGGTCAGCTTCCCGGTGACATCGTGCGGCAGCATGTGCCCGGCGGAATCGGTGATGTACAGGCAGTTGGCGCCGTAGCTTTCCATCAGCAGCGCCTGCTGCACCAGCGTCTGCACCGGCGCCATGTGCGCCATCATCAGGAAGCCGACGGTATCCATGCCGAGCTTGCGCGCCATGCCGATATGCTGCTCCGAGACATCGGCCTCGGTGCAGTGCGTGGCCACGCGGATGGTCTGCACGCCGATCTCGTGCGCCATGCGCAGGTGGTCGACGGTGCCGATGCCCGGCAGCAGCAGCGCCGAGACGCGCGCCTGCTTCAGCTCGCCCAGCACCGCGCGCAGGTATTCCTCGTCGCTGTGCGCGGGAAAGCCGTAGTTGACCGAGGCGCCGCCCAGGCCATCGCCGTGGGTGACTTCGATCAGCGGCACGCCGGCGGCGTCGAGCCCGCGCGCGATGGTTTTCATCTGTTCCAGCGAGATCTGGTGGCGCTTCGGATGCATGCCGTCGCGCAGGGTCATGTCGTGCAGGGTGATGCGTTGGGCCATGGCCGGGCTCCTCAGGCAGTGGCGGTTTCAGGGCTGCCGGCGCGCATGGCGGCGGCGATGCATTCGGCGGTGCGGGCGGCCGAGGCGGTCATGATGTCGAGGTTGCCGGCGTACTTCGGCAGGTAGTCGCCCAGGCCCTCGACCTCGAGGAAGATCGAGACGCGCTTGCCGTCGAACACCGGCCCGTTCTTCAGCGTGTAGCCGGGCACGTACTTGCGCACCTCGGCGATCATGTCGTGCACCGACGCGGTGATCGCGGCGGCGTCGGGCGCGTCTTCGGTCAGGCAATGGATGGTGTCGCGCATGATCAGTGGCGGCTCGGCGGGGTTGATCACGATGATGGCCTTGCCCTGGCGCGCGCCGCCGACGGCTTCGATCGCGCCCGCGGTGGTGCGCGTGAACTCGTCGATATTGCGGCGCGTGCCGGGCCCGACCGAGCGCGACGACACCGTCGCCACGATCTCGCCATACGCCACCGGCTGCACGCGCGACACGGCATAGACCATCGGGATGGTGGCCTGCCCGCCGCAGGTCACCATGTTCACGTTCATCTCGTTGCTGCCGATATGGGCTTCGAGGTTGACCGGCGGCACGCAGAACGGCCCGATTGCTGCCGGCGTCAGGTCGATCACGCGCACGCCGCGCGCGGTCAGCTTGGCCGAGTGCCCGGCGTGGACGTAGGCCGAGGTGGCATCGAAGGCGATGCGGATATCGTCGGCCTCGAGGTGCGGCAACAGGCCGTCGATGCCGTCGCTGGTGGTCTTCAGCCCCAGTTCGCGCGCACGCGCCAGGCCTTCTGAGGACGGCTCGACGCCGACCATCCAGACCGGTTCGAGGATGTCGCTGCGGCGCAGCTTGTAGAGCAGGTCGGTGCCGATATTGCCGGGCCCGATCAGGGCGCATCGGATCTTGTTCATGGGGTCTCGGATCGCAAGGTCTGACAGTCAGGAGAACACGGCGGCGCAGCCGCCGATGCCGGTGATATGCATGGACAGGCGGTCGCCGGCCTGCACGGGAATCAGCGCCGCCAGCGAGCCAGACAGGATGGTCTCGCCGGCCAGCAGGGGAATGCCGTAGCTGCCCAGGGTGTTGGCCAGCCACGCCACCGCGTCGGCCGGATGGCCCAGCGCGGCGCTGCCCAGTCCGGTGGCGACGCAGTCGCCGTTCTTGTCGAGCGTCATCGCGCAGGCGGCCAGGTCCACGGCATGCGGGCTGACGCGCTCGTCGCCGAGCACATAGACGCCGCACGAGGCGTTGTCGGCGACGGTGTCCTCGATGCGGATGCGCCAGTCGCGAATGCGCGAATCGACGATCTCGAAGCAGGCCGCCACCGACTCGGTGGCGTCGAGGACGTCGTCGCGCGTCACGCCGGGGCCGCGCAGGTCGCGCCGCAGGAAGAAGGCGATCTCGCCCTCGGCGCGCGGCTGGATCAGCGTGGCCGTGGCAATCGGCTGGCCGGCGGCGTAGTGCATGCTTTGCAGCAGGATGCCGAAGTCGGGCTGGTGCACGTCCAGCATCTGCTGCACGGCGGCGCTGGTCACGCCGATCTTCTTGCCGGTGACGCGGTCGCCGGCGGCGAGCCGGTGGGCGATGAAGCCCTGCTGGATGCGATAGGCATCGCTGACATCCAGAGCCAGGCCGCGGCCGCTGAGCGGCGGCACCGGCGTGCGCGTGACCAGCGCCTGGTGGAGTTCGTTGCTGAGCGTGGAGATCAGGTCGGCATTCATGGCGGGAAAAAAGGGGGTCTGCGCGGCCATGGCGGCAGCGCGGCCCGGGACCGGGGTCAGAACGAATACTTGGCGTTGAAGGCGACGTAGTCGCGGTCGGCCAGCGGGCGGTTGACGATGTTGGCGCCGCCGATAAACGCGGCGTAGGTCAGGTTGAGCTCCAGGTTGTTCAGGTACTTGAAGGTCAGCCCGACGCTGGCGCGCTTGTCGCCATAGCCCATCAGCGTGCCGAAGGCGCCGGACACCGCCGACCTGCCGCTGAACTGCTGCGCGTAGGTCAGCGGCACGGTGACGTCCCAGCCGTCGAACACGTTGTTGTAGGTCAGCGACCAGCCCACCTGGAACGCCGCCGAGTTGCGCGTGTTCGACAGCTTGCTGAAGCCCATCACCGGATCCGCGCTGAGCACGTGCAGGTACGAGACTTCGCCCAGCAGCGACTGCGAATCGGCCAGGAAGGTCGGCCCCACCGAATAGATCGCCGACAGCTGGCCCTGCAGCGCCTTGCCGCGCGTGGCGGTGGGCGAGCCGGCCACGTCCACCAGCATCGGCACGCCGTCCTTGTAGCTGACTTCGCCGGCAACGTTGGCGCCCAGCAGCTGCGTGGAGAAGCTGGCGCCGGTCAGGTTGATGCCGCCGAAGAACTTCTGCTGGTATTGCAGCGACGGGAACAGCGAGGTGACGACGCTGGGGTTTTTGTCGTGATAGCGCAGCTGGTACAGCCCGATCTCGGTGTCCTCGAACACGCGGAAGCGCGTGCCGATGCCCCACTGGCCCCAGTCTGAAGGACGGATGTCCGGCCCGCGCGGAATGCGGAAGCCCGGGCCGATGATGAACTCGGCGCCCGGGCCGACCACGTCGCTGGTGCTGAAGTAGCTGCCCGGCGCATAGATCTGGTTCGGCTTGTAGGTGAACTGGTAATAGCCCATCACGCTGAAGGTCGGCGTGACCTGCAGCTGCAGCGAGGCCTGCGGCACCGGCAGCAGGATGTCCTTGACCTCGGCGCCGGGCACGAAGGCCTTGGTCGCATCCGCGGGGCCCTGCGCGCCGGCGATATTGGCGAAGAACAGGCTTTCGCCCCAGGCCACCACCTGGTTGCCCAGCTTGAAGCTCAGCTGCGTGTTGCCGATCGGCGTGGCGCCGTAGACGTAGGCATCGAGCAGCTGCGCCCGGTGCTCGTGGTAGTCCTGCGCGGAGGCGGTGAACTGGTTGAACGGGCCGCTGTGGTTGACCGTGAACGGCGCGTTGTTGGAATTGGTGCCGCGGTAGGCCCAGTCATAGAACACGCTGCCGCGCAGCAGCGCGCCGAAGGCGTTGTGCTTGAGATGGGCTTCGCCCAGCAGCGAGACGCGGTTGGCGGTCAGGTCGCCGCGCCTGAAGTTGCGGTCGCCGTCGTCGCCGTTGATATTGGCAGGGCTCAGCAGCGCATTGCTCTGCTGGCCGGTGCGCAGCGCCGCGCCGTAGGAGGCGGTGACGCTGTAGTCGAGCTTGGTGTCGTTGCCGAAGTCGATGGTGTCGCCGGCTTGCGCGGGCTGCGCAAGCAGCGCGGCCAGCGCCGCCAGGGCCGCCGCCGCGGCGATGGGCCGCAGCCGGTTGCGGCGCTGCAGTGGCCCGCGTGGTGGTTGATGCATGGTGGTCTCCCCGTGGAATCGGTGTTGGTTCATTGCCTGGCACTTCGATCGGCGCTCGCCTGGACGAGAAGCGTAGAGAGGGGGAGCCACGCACAAATCGGCAGAACGGACTAGGCGCTTACCCTACGCGCAGCGGCTCAGGTGCGGCTCAGGTGCGATTGACCGAGGCCGCGTCGAGAAAGGCCGGCCGCTCGCCGCCACCGTCGATGACGAGATTGGCGCCGCTCACGTACGAGGCCTGCGGCGACGCCAGGAACAGGCAGGCGGCGGCGATGTCGTCCGGCAGCGCCAGCCGCCCCAGCGGCACCGTCGCCGCCATGCTGCGCAAGGCCGCCGGGTCGCCGTAGTGCTGCTGCTGCGAGGTCTCGGTCAGCACCATGCCCGGGCTGACCGCGGCCACGCGCACGCGCGGCGCCCATTCCACCGCGAGCGTGCGCACCGCGTTGAGGATGCCGGCCTTGGCGGCGCCGTAGGCCGCGGTGCCGGGCGACGGACGCAGCGCACTGACGCTGCCGACGAACAGCTGCGTGCCGCCGCCGGCTTGCTGCTGCATGCGCGCATTGCAGCGCTGGGCCAGCTGCAGCGGCGCCACCAGGTTGAGCCGGATCACCGACTCCAGCAGCCGCGGCGAGGCATCGGCGACCAGCGCGAACGGCGCGCCGCCGGCGTTGTGGACCACCACGTCCAGCGTCGGGCTGGCCTGCGCGATCTGCGCCAGCATGGCGTCGGCCTGTTCCAGGTCGCGGATGTCCGCGGCAATGAAGTGCGCGCTGCGACCATCCGCGGCCGGCACTTCGCTGTTGTCGGTGGGCGCGGTGCGGCCGCACACGAACACCTGCGCGCCGGCGCGCAGGAAGGCCGCGCTGATGGCGCGGCCGATGCCGCGCATGCCGCCGGTGACCAGCACGGTCCGGCCGGTGTAATCAAATCCTGCGAATCCTGTCATGGGCTTGCCCCGTCTGATGCATGGAGCGCCCATCGTAGGAGAAGTGGCGCGGCGGCTCGTAGTCCGAATGAACGATGCCCGCGGCCATGGCGCTGCGCAAGATGCTGGGCAAACCAAGGGAGACGCCCTCATGTCCGCTAGCTCGCAGCACACGTCCTCGACACCCGCCGCCACCGCCTCGCTCCACCCCGGCCTGCCGGTGGGGCGCTTCGTCACCACCGCCAGGGGCCTGCGCCTGCACTGCCTGGATGCCGGCGCCGGCGAGCCGGTGGTCTTTATCCATGGCAGCGGACCGGGTGCGAGCGGGCACAGCAACTTCCGCCACAACGTGCCGGCGTTTGCCGCGGCGGGCTTCCGCACCGTGGTGGTGGACCTGCCGGGCTACGGGCTGTCGTCCAAGCCGGACGATGTCGAATACACGCTGGACTTCTTCGTCGCCGCGCTGCGCGAGCAACTGCTGTCTCTGGAACTGCCGCGCTGCGTGCTGGTGGGCAATTCGCTGGGCGGCGCGATCGCGCTGCAATACGCGCTGGATTACCCCGAGCATGTCAGCCGCCTGGTGATGATGGCGCCAGGCGGCGTGGAAGAGCGCGAGACCTATTTCGAGATGCCAGGGATCCAGCGCATGGTGTCGCTGTTCACCGGCGGCCACATGAACCCCGACACCATGCGCCAGCTGCTGCAATTGCTGGTGCACGACGCCGGCCTGGTCACCGACGCGCTGGTCGACGAGCGCATGGCGGTGTGCCGCGAGCAGCCGCGCGAGGTGCTGGCCACCATGAAGGTACCCAACCTGACCGCGCGGCTGGGCGAGATCCGCTGCCCGGTGCTGGGCTTCTGGGGCACCGAGGACCAGTTCAATCCCGCCTCGGGCGCGGCGAAGTTCCTGAGCGGCTGCGCCGACGCGCGCTTTGTCATGATCAACCGCTGCGGCCATTGGGTGATGGTCGAGCACGCGGCGTATTTCAACCGCGAATGCCTGGGCTTCCTCGCCGACACCGCCCCGGGCGGCGCGGCATAATCGGCTGCGCCCACCAGATAAACACCAAGGAGACCTCATGGAATACCCGTATGACCTGTTCGGCCTGCGTGGCAAGGTGGCGGCCATCACCGGGGCCGCGCGCGGCATCGGCGCCGAGACCGCGCGCATGCTCGCGGCCTCCGGTGCCAGGGTGGCCGTGCTCGATGTGCTGGAGGCCGACGGCAGGGCGACCGCCGCGGCGATCTGCGCGGCCGGCGGCGAGGCCGCGTTCTGGCCGCTCGACGTCACCCGCGAAGACGAGGTGGCGCGCGTGTTCACCGAGATCGCCGAGCGCTTCGGCGGACTTGGCATCCTGGTCAACAACGCCGGCATCGAGGGGCCCAATGCGCCCACCCATGAAGTGGCGCTGGAGCAATGGCAGCAGGTGATGGCGGTGAACGTGACCGGCACCTTCCTGTGCACCAAGCACGCCATCGCGCACATGGAGCGCGCCGGCGGCGGCGCCATCGTCAACGTGTCGTCGATGTACGGCATCGCCGGCGGGCCGGACGTGCCGCCTTATCACGCGTCGAAGGCGGCGGTGCGGATGATGGCCAAGACCGACGCGCTGCTGTACGCCGGCAAGAACATCCGCGCCAATTCGATCCATCCCGGCTTTATCCGCACGCCGATGCTGGAACACGTGGCCCAGGCCTCGGGGCAGGGCGAGGGGCTGTTCGACTACCTGGGCAGCCTCACGCCCGCGGGCAAGGTCGGACAGCCGCGCGACATCGCGGCCGGCATCCTCTACCTGGTGTCCGACGCGGGACGCTACGTCACCGGCGCCGAGCTGGTGATCGACGGCGGCTACACCGCACGCTGAAACCCACGAGCCGGAGCATTCCATGTCCCAGGGCCCCAATCCCCATCCCGACAGCGCCGCCATGAAGGCGACGCTGCTCGCCTATGTCGAGCGCTTCAATGCCGCCGACGCGCACGGCGTTGCCGCCCTCTACGCCGACGACGCCACCGTGGAAGACCCGGTCGGCGCGCAGCCGGTCACCGGCAAGCCCGCCATCCTGGCGTTCTACCAGCACGCCACCGCGCTGGGCGCGCGGCTGGAGGTGGTGGCGCCGCCGCGCGGCTCGCACGGCAACGCCGCCGCGCTGACCTTCGCCGTGCATGCGCGGCTGGAAGGGCGGCCGGCGCGCATCGACGTGACCGACATCATGAGCTTCGGCGAAGACGGCCGCATCCGCAGCATGCGCGCCCACTGGGGCCCGGACGACGTCCACTTCGTGTAAGCGCGCCGCGCCGATGGCCCGCCACACCCGCGAGGATGCCGCCGTCACGCGCGCGCGCATCCTGGCCAGCGCGCAGCAGCTGATCCGCCACCGTGGCCTGCACTGCGTCACCGTCGACGACGTGGCGCGCGCCATCGGCATGACGCGCGGCGCCGTCTACGGACACTTCCGCTCCCGCGCCGAGCTGCTGGGCGCGCTGCTGTGCTGCGCCGAAGCGGATTTCGCCGCGCGGCTCGCGCCGCTGGCGCAGGGTGGCGCCGGCGCGCAGGCATTGGAGCAGGCGTTGCAGGCCTTCCTGCGCGGCGATGAGCTCGCGCGCCATGCCAGCCTGATCGCGGCGCTGCTGCAGCACAAGTGCGGCGAAGCCTGCGAGCTGTGTCCGCTGCGCGAGCGTGTGCTGCGCGGCGTGGAATCGCTGCGCGTTACCTTCGCCATGCTGTTGCCCAGCCCGGACCTGGCCGGCCTGCTGGTGGCGCACCTGTGGGGCCTGCTGGGCGCGCATGCCATGCACCTGGCGCCGTCCGGCCTGTCCGGCAGCGCCGCGGCGCTGGCCCGGCTGTACCAGGGCCATGCGCCGCTGTCCGACGCGCGCGCTTGCTGTCGGTCCGGCGCCACTTCCGACCCCGCGCTGATGCGGGATACCCCTTAGTCTGCTCGGACGAAGAGTTCCGGGCCGCCGCTGACTACGATGCTCTCAATAGCCCGGATAAAAGCAGGGCAAGCGGAGGAGACAGCGATGAAGCGGCTCGGATTGCGTTGGGTGGCAGGCCTGGTCGGGGCTGGCGCCGCCATGGGGGTGGCCTGGGGGCTGGCGGTGGATGCCAGGCAGGACGAGCGGCCCGCGGTGACGCTGCCAGCCGCGGCAGCTGCGCTGGAACGCTGCGACGACGCCTGCGTGCGCAGCCGCGGCGCCGCGGCGCTGGTGGTGCTGAGCCAGCGCCCGCCGCAGTAACGCAATGCATATCGACCGGCCCGGGCTCCGGGCCGGTCAGGCGCCGCCGGCTCAGCTGCGGCCGGCCTGCCGCTGCGCCTGCAGCGCTTCCGCGCGCGCCTTGACGTCGCGTGCCACCTGGTCGAAGCCCTGCTTCACCCAGGCACCGTGCTCGCACATGATGGTCTCGGCATTCAGGCCCAGGAACAGGTCGGTGGTGAAGTAGCGGGTCCGTCCCGGGCCGATCGCCTCCAGGTACTGGTCGCGCCGCGCGGC from Cupriavidus taiwanensis includes the following:
- a CDS encoding SDR family oxidoreductase, giving the protein MTGFAGFDYTGRTVLVTGGMRGIGRAISAAFLRAGAQVFVCGRTAPTDNSEVPAADGRSAHFIAADIRDLEQADAMLAQIAQASPTLDVVVHNAGGAPFALVADASPRLLESVIRLNLVAPLQLAQRCNARMQQQAGGGTQLFVGSVSALRPSPGTAAYGAAKAGILNAVRTLAVEWAPRVRVAAVSPGMVLTETSQQQHYGDPAALRSMAATVPLGRLALPDDIAAACLFLASPQASYVSGANLVIDGGGERPAFLDAASVNRT
- a CDS encoding alpha/beta fold hydrolase, translated to MSASSQHTSSTPAATASLHPGLPVGRFVTTARGLRLHCLDAGAGEPVVFIHGSGPGASGHSNFRHNVPAFAAAGFRTVVVDLPGYGLSSKPDDVEYTLDFFVAALREQLLSLELPRCVLVGNSLGGAIALQYALDYPEHVSRLVMMAPGGVEERETYFEMPGIQRMVSLFTGGHMNPDTMRQLLQLLVHDAGLVTDALVDERMAVCREQPREVLATMKVPNLTARLGEIRCPVLGFWGTEDQFNPASGAAKFLSGCADARFVMINRCGHWVMVEHAAYFNRECLGFLADTAPGGAA
- a CDS encoding SDR family NAD(P)-dependent oxidoreductase — its product is MEYPYDLFGLRGKVAAITGAARGIGAETARMLAASGARVAVLDVLEADGRATAAAICAAGGEAAFWPLDVTREDEVARVFTEIAERFGGLGILVNNAGIEGPNAPTHEVALEQWQQVMAVNVTGTFLCTKHAIAHMERAGGGAIVNVSSMYGIAGGPDVPPYHASKAAVRMMAKTDALLYAGKNIRANSIHPGFIRTPMLEHVAQASGQGEGLFDYLGSLTPAGKVGQPRDIAAGILYLVSDAGRYVTGAELVIDGGYTAR
- a CDS encoding nuclear transport factor 2 family protein, producing the protein MSQGPNPHPDSAAMKATLLAYVERFNAADAHGVAALYADDATVEDPVGAQPVTGKPAILAFYQHATALGARLEVVAPPRGSHGNAAALTFAVHARLEGRPARIDVTDIMSFGEDGRIRSMRAHWGPDDVHFV
- a CDS encoding phosphotransferase family protein — its product is MNDTTHRNWDALARLLQARGLIDQASLSATRLTGGQSNPTFLVASGAHRYVLRMKPAGQIQARAHAIDREFRVMRALQGSDVPVPAVYLYSEDLSVAGSPFYLMEYLDGRVMVEQSLPGMSRAERGAIYAEMNRVMAALHRVDVQAAGLADYSPVGNYLARQIAGWTRQSRATGALASSAMLALMGWLPRNIPAVEETRLVHGDFRLDNLVFHPSEPRVIGVLDWELSALGHPLVDLAYHCLSWHIPSSLWRGIADLDLAGLGIPGEQSYLQWYAEANGTMGIEHWDFYIAYNLFRLAAILFGIAERARQGNAAAADAVETGRKAGPIADLGWHYAMRYEAIRQKYSHLRVGV
- the surE gene encoding 5'/3'-nucleotidase SurE, whose amino-acid sequence is MLRLHARPRLAGFAIAAMALTAASPAHALNILLTNDDGCAAPGITAVRKALQDAGHRVITVGPATNQSGSGAAYAPPDGRTRLVVDPLAGSADTFCVHRVKPTFVAGSPLNSTNPDYIGTGSPVDATAIGLKIVAPESGITPDLVVSGANFGENLSDSIPHSGTVMNALFAARRGVPAIALSVGVDFAEARSGFPGTIATFPKAGAFLARVVATLEASRPAGQPLLPVAHPLSINYPVGAPPAGVRLTVPGTVDSFTTAYKRNADNTVSIDVGAADTELAALARTAETPAFLEKYITISPLDVDFRPTPLARGLFNRSRRELANLAP
- the dmpG gene encoding 4-hydroxy-2-oxovalerate aldolase produces the protein MAQRITLHDMTLRDGMHPKRHQISLEQMKTIARGLDAAGVPLIEVTHGDGLGGASVNYGFPAHSDEEYLRAVLGELKQARVSALLLPGIGTVDHLRMAHEIGVQTIRVATHCTEADVSEQHIGMARKLGMDTVGFLMMAHMAPVQTLVQQALLMESYGANCLYITDSAGHMLPHDVTGKLTAVRQALRPETELGFHGHHNLAMGVANSLAAIACGATRIDAAAAGLGAGAGNTPMEVLVAVCERMGIDTGVDVFRIADVAEDLVVPIMDHPIRIDRDALTLGYAGVYSSFLLFAKRAEAKYRIPAREILVELGRQRLVGGQEDMIEDTAITLARERGLPVA
- a CDS encoding acetaldehyde dehydrogenase (acetylating); amino-acid sequence: MNKIRCALIGPGNIGTDLLYKLRRSDILEPVWMVGVEPSSEGLARARELGLKTTSDGIDGLLPHLEADDIRIAFDATSAYVHAGHSAKLTARGVRVIDLTPAAIGPFCVPPVNLEAHIGSNEMNVNMVTCGGQATIPMVYAVSRVQPVAYGEIVATVSSRSVGPGTRRNIDEFTRTTAGAIEAVGGARQGKAIIVINPAEPPLIMRDTIHCLTEDAPDAAAITASVHDMIAEVRKYVPGYTLKNGPVFDGKRVSIFLEVEGLGDYLPKYAGNLDIMTASAARTAECIAAAMRAGSPETATA
- a CDS encoding TetR/AcrR family transcriptional regulator, with protein sequence MARHTREDAAVTRARILASAQQLIRHRGLHCVTVDDVARAIGMTRGAVYGHFRSRAELLGALLCCAEADFAARLAPLAQGGAGAQALEQALQAFLRGDELARHASLIAALLQHKCGEACELCPLRERVLRGVESLRVTFAMLLPSPDLAGLLVAHLWGLLGAHAMHLAPSGLSGSAAALARLYQGHAPLSDARACCRSGATSDPALMRDTP
- a CDS encoding DUF1302 domain-containing protein translates to MHQPPRGPLQRRNRLRPIAAAAALAALAALLAQPAQAGDTIDFGNDTKLDYSVTASYGAALRTGQQSNALLSPANINGDDGDRNFRRGDLTANRVSLLGEAHLKHNAFGALLRGSVFYDWAYRGTNSNNAPFTVNHSGPFNQFTASAQDYHEHRAQLLDAYVYGATPIGNTQLSFKLGNQVVAWGESLFFANIAGAQGPADATKAFVPGAEVKDILLPVPQASLQLQVTPTFSVMGYYQFTYKPNQIYAPGSYFSTSDVVGPGAEFIIGPGFRIPRGPDIRPSDWGQWGIGTRFRVFEDTEIGLYQLRYHDKNPSVVTSLFPSLQYQQKFFGGINLTGASFSTQLLGANVAGEVSYKDGVPMLVDVAGSPTATRGKALQGQLSAIYSVGPTFLADSQSLLGEVSYLHVLSADPVMGFSKLSNTRNSAAFQVGWSLTYNNVFDGWDVTVPLTYAQQFSGRSAVSGAFGTLMGYGDKRASVGLTFKYLNNLELNLTYAAFIGGANIVNRPLADRDYVAFNAKYSF
- the dmpE gene encoding 2-oxopent-4-enoate hydratase, with the protein product MNADLISTLSNELHQALVTRTPVPPLSGRGLALDVSDAYRIQQGFIAHRLAAGDRVTGKKIGVTSAAVQQMLDVHQPDFGILLQSMHYAAGQPIATATLIQPRAEGEIAFFLRRDLRGPGVTRDDVLDATESVAACFEIVDSRIRDWRIRIEDTVADNASCGVYVLGDERVSPHAVDLAACAMTLDKNGDCVATGLGSAALGHPADAVAWLANTLGSYGIPLLAGETILSGSLAALIPVQAGDRLSMHITGIGGCAAVFS